The sequence tatataaagtctttttttctgaagCTTCTGTCGCATTTAGTTTATCCTGTTAAAATTACATGGAGCGGACATGGAGATAACTTGTGCAAAGACCcatttatatatattcatatatacgTTTATATCTATGTACATAGAATTTGTTCATGATAAGTAGTAACTGGTGCCATTAAGTAACTTTGACTGCTTAAAGAAAAGAAGTTATGGCCTTTGCAGGCATTGGCTgtgcataaaagaaaaaaataaatcagttcacattttaaaataaagaaatctttcCACACAATCTCAAAGGACTTTATCCATCAGAAAAAACTCCTGATGCAGCAGTAAGAGACACAAGAAGGCCCTTAATGCTTCTGAGACGGAGGTAACCTAAACAAGTGCAAGATGTCACAGATtgcacacaacaaaaacaacacttccACTCAGCTGGAATGAGAAGGAAATCGCCTGAAAAAGAACCAACAGAGgaatggaggggaaaaaaaaaaaaaaaacaaggctttGTTTAACTAATGCAAGGCTTTACAAAGCTTCTTTCTGTTAAAGGGAAGTGGCATCGCACTTCTTTGACCGTCTGCCTCAAGCTTCACGTAGTAGCTACAATACAGTAACTGCAGATTTACAATACAAAACACCACCGTACAGTTACAGAATATGGAGTCAGTGAGGATTCTGAATGTCAAGGGAAATGTGGAGTGTTAGATTTCTCTGTTCCATGATGTCTGATGTTCCTCTCCTGTAACATTGACTGACAGATAACTGAAAAGGAGATCAACTAAGAGAGTTTTACAGAAGATTTACAGTTCCTTTTACCACTATCTTGTGCAGCTCTAAATCATgcgacattttctttttaatatttccAGCAAAAAAGGGGAACAGAGACTGTTTTGTTTACAACACCGCAGGAAAGCAACTTAGCAATGAAGCAAAACAACTCCTTTTGtgagtaaaagaagaaaaaaaagcgaGTTTGTGAAAGGCTACGTTGGCCTTATATGAGAAGCAAGCCTCCTGACCTCTCAGCTCCATCGCTCTGCTTAATATTTGatgccacagtgtgtgaattaTGGATGGTGCTTATAGAAAATAATATTCAAACAGAACAGGTGCACCGCTGCAAAGAGCCGTGAATGGATAACAGGGGTTTTCGAAGCACTGCTGGGGCctgaacacaacaacaacaacaacaacaaatcaccTGCTACCAGCCGGCGCTACATGGGTGCAAAAAGGCCCGGTGAGCCGCCAGacgggggaagggggggggggggtttcctaAGCTGAGGTCACAACCTTTCCATGCACTTATCTGCAAAACATGCTCTGATGTTTTAAACGTAGCCTGGCCTTTACGAGTGAGCAACTTTGTAAatgtatgtcatttttttataaatagccTAGGTGTCAGGTCTCCTTCAGCGAGTGAAGGGAAAACATATTAAACCTCAGAATGACAGGAGACCTAGAAATGAATAGGTATGTGGGGAAATGAGAAGAAGCAAACCGAGACGTGAGACGAGGTTATGAAAAGGGGTGGGAACTCATCTGACACGCACAAATTGAGGGCAAATTGTAGGGAATTGCAGGTTTTCGCCCGtgagttttgattttttttttttttttttgacaagctAAAGCCAATTATGGAGGAAAATACTACAGCTGATCCCGTTTCTTTCCTCCTTCCGCCTGTCGTGCATCGTTTTAACGTATGTTTTGTCAACCACAGAGAAATGCGTCTTAAAGGGAGCTGTTTTCAGATCCTGAAGTAAATTTAGGTTCAAAACAACCTATTAAAAATGTAGCTGAAGGAAAACTGTAGTTTATTTGGAAATAACTAAGGGACGTACTGGCTTTAATTCTGACAACAATGAACTATACTGtaaggagtggggggggggggggatacacaGGAAGGTGTGTAAAAACCTACAAACATAAAGTGCTTTCAACGAGGGGCAAGAAGAggacgaagaagaagacgaGCAGACGTCTAACCTAAAACATCTAACGGGGGACACATGGCGCGCAAACACAAAAATACCGATTTAAAGAGAAATATCATCAAAAGGACAATGTTTCACGTGTGATGCGGCATCCTAAGCATGCACATTAATTAAGTTTCCTGTGTAAAAATACATAACATATGTCTTATGGTTATGGACATGACCTGATGAAACAGTACTTCTGATTACGATGCTGTTACGATGCTgttgcaacttaaaaaaaagaaaagtgtttcAGCAAATTCTACAGCTGTCATGGCTCATTGTGATGTTACATATTGGTCCTAAAtagagctgcaactaaccaTTATTATTGAGTCATGTGTCAATTATTTTCTagattaaaaatgtgaaaaaaattgtgatttacTGTCATTTAtagcaaagaaaaagaataaatcgTCCTGTTTTAGAACCTGGACCTAGAACATTTTTGGGGTAATTTTGCTAtataactgacaaaaaaaaggtttaatgtgttatcaaaattgttgcagACTGATGTTCAGTTGATGGACATTGATTAATTAACTCAAGGTTGCAGCTCTAGTCCCAACCCCCATGGATGAACAAGATGCAAAACAGAAATCTCTGGATCAAGTGTTGACTGAGACACGATGACTCCTTGAAAAGGCGGCTTTCATTTCCAGCCTACATTTTTCTATAAATGAAAATTGTCCCATAACTTCTGCTTTTATCTTTTCAGACATTTCTGTAAATCAAAGATTGAAAAGGGAATCTGGGtttaaaaatcatttttctGTTTGACCTAGACTTGCTTCAGTGATTGGAGGACACAAGTGCATCCATCCAAACTTAATCCATAAATGCTTTGGCAGAGTCTAACCAGCTTTTTCACTAAACTATTCTTCTCATGTTCTTTTATATTAAACTTTCAGATCTAGATATGTGATTTCTGCACCATTTGTTCAGATCCTACCACACATTAttttatacacaaacacaaccaaatcAAGAATTTACAAAAACTACTGCTGGACACCAAACAGATTGATATTAATATGCTacaatttttcttcttttcagtgtttcttccattttgtgaaagcacatcAACTAAAGTCAAACATGGCCACTTGTATACGAATATGTACTGAACTGTGTACGAACAGCTTTCTTTGAAATACCACAGTCTTTTAATTCACACGGTGATTCCGTCTGAACTATCCATGTCAAGTTTTTTTTGCCTGAACAGTAAATGAAGGCCTGTATAGCGAGaacaacaagcacacacacacacacacacacacacacacacacacacacacacacacacacacacaacaacaaacacaacacacacacacacagacacacacacaaactaacagGACAAAAAGTGAAGAGCAAATTGAAACCACTGCAAAGAGAGCGGTGATAACAACATCTGTCTGTCAGGGTTTAcgcaacatacacacacatacacacagtatttttgtaaaaattcacaagttttttttttatgtggggGAGTCTCCATCACATCACGTCCttttttgtgtcagtgtgtcccACAGTGCTGTGGCGCAAAATGGCGCTCTGCTCAACTTGGTCTCTTCCTGTTTCTCATGATCCAGGTTGCTTCCGTTCCCATCTGCTGAAGCTCAAGTGTCAAACAGGCTGCAGACTGAGCGGAAACGCTTTTGCAAAGACAAGTTCCTGTACCCTGGTGTCCTAACTTAAGACAGATAACTTAAGAAACTGTCTTCTTCCCTCCCAGATCTGCCTCCTTCCTGTCCAGCCGCATGTACGGCTCAAAAGCTGAAGAACCGCAGCCGTAGGCGGATGTCAGTTCATGATGAGCGCCCCCCAGCAGCGGCATGGAGAAGCAGAGGGAGTGCGGCGGTGGGACGCCCAACCGCGGTGAGGTGCCACCCAGAGAGGGCAGCGAGATCCCAAATGTCCCCCCTGGTAGGGAAATGGGAGGAGTGCTGCTGCTGATCCCCGGAGAGGTGGAGGAGCCTCCGCCTGGGCTGCCCAACAGGGAGCCGTTTGGTGGATGTCGGGGTCCCAGGAGGGCGTTAGGTGGCGGGACGGGGCCCGATAGGAGGCGGCCCTGCTCCAGGAGGCGCAGGATGTTGCAGGTGGCCAACGACTCGTTTGAGGAGGAGGAGCGTTTGTCTGAATCCTTGGTGGTGTCCTTCTTCTGTTTGGTCCGTCGGTTTTGGAACCACACCTTGACCTGCAACAACCAGGAGGAAAGATCATCATTGTTGTACTAAACTATTTGTCACCACTAGAATCAGTCAAATCAGAAATGAAAGAGCTAGTAAACTTTACAAAGGCTTGTCATCACGGTACAACgaatacacattttttatgtGCTATTGATATAAAGAAAATAACTGAACAAAGCTTCTACTGCTAAACGTGATTATAACTCATGAACCATTCacgttgttttcttttttgtaacattataaCATGCGCTAATGTGTCACTAACTCATTGTGACATTATCCTCTTTACATGGCCAATAGTTTGTACAGGCtgaacacacatgtacagtaactGACTTCTTTGAGACATAGCTGCTTGATGCGTATCTACGCAGTAGCATGCTCTGTGAGCTCACGGTTGTAAGCAGAAACCAGTCCTACACGCATAAATGCATGCAGAACAAGCGGAGATGCTGTAATCCCCTGGTACCCGCCATTGGATCaactctgttgtttttcttagaTCATGATGGGTCCCATGCACTTTAACTTCTCCCACACTTCAAGGCTCTAATAGGCCagaaatgtagcctacatatggGGACGGGCAGTGACGGTAAAGCTATACAGCAGAGTCGGAACATTATGTCCCGATACAGAAAATAGAAAGATATTTAAGTATTgtatgtgtgcaaaaatctgaaaaCGGAGAACAGAAATATGCAAATGCCCCACAAATCAAAGATgtgaaaatttaaaataaaataaaaaactaagaaaaaaaacatctgcaccCATCTCGCCACCCGCAGCAGATTGAGGAAAGCTCGGTGAACTCTGCCTGGCCTTGTTCGCCGTGTTTAATTGATGGATTGCAGCAGCAGCTTTAATGTATAGCGTGAGGAAAAGTCAAGGCTAATGTGGGATGTTGATTGGAGGGCACACTGGGGTCACAGAAGACCGCTGCACAGAGAGCCACCACTGAGAGGAGTCACACACATGAAAAATGTATCCGATGTATTTCACTACAGACCCACTAGAGTATCATCCCTCATCAGCCACTCACAAGATTAGAAACAAGTAaactgggggggaaaaaacttaAGAGAACAGAACCTTAGAatgaatgactttttttgtccttGATGTAGTGATGTGGTGATTTTTTTGGATGTGTGACAAGAGTATAACTCATCACTGCACAAGATAAACCTTAAAGGTTCAGTAATACTGAAGCTATTTTGTGAAACCCTATTTGTGATACAGCAAACTCACCAGTTATGCAGAcaatctttcatttttttctacatacaattggtaatctgcagattattttctcaaattCAAAGACCCCTCAAGAAATAGAAAATAGTAAAACGACCAACGTCACAAATTCCTAAAGCTCAACATGACGCCTCTCGATTTGTTCCAGCAACTGTCCAAGCTTCAACATGCTCAACCTACGGTTatgtaaaacagagaaaagcagcaaattgtCACAATGAGTAGCGGGAATCAGTGATTTTTGTTTGGCATTGTTGTTCTTCttttagaataaaaacaaaaagatatttacattacatattaTCTCCTGAGCTTCTGATTGGTTAGCGATTTTTCGTAGAAATCCATTAATGTAATCCCTTATAAGTGGGGATTGACAGCAGACAACTTAAAAGGAAACTCCTGTGACAGCAGAAATGTGTAAGCCTGTGAAAGTTTCATAATCTTTTGTTGATCGCACAACAGCCAGACTACACGTgaaaacacacgcaaacaaTGTATAAAGCCTGTATGAATGTACAATGCAAACACAGCCGGACTGCgtgagcacacgcacacacacgcgcacacgcactgACTTACAGAGGTCACATGTGTCTCAAACACACAACAGTCACACACTTCAAAGAATCTTCAAACACACTGTGAGTTAGTTCTTTTAGTCTGATCTGAGGCTGCTCTTTAATTAGTATTTGGGTTAGACCGGTACAA comes from Etheostoma spectabile isolate EspeVRDwgs_2016 chromosome 19, UIUC_Espe_1.0, whole genome shotgun sequence and encodes:
- the vax2 gene encoding ventral anterior homeobox 2, yielding MFDQATTMGDGSHRCGPNPLCPDRMETVCRAEIGSRSPVQSSTDTPGTAASTPTSSSEDGHDKLLGVDPDYCRRILVRDAKGTIREIVLPKGLDLDRPKRTRTSFTAEQLYRLELEFQRCQYVVGRERTELARQLNLSETQVKVWFQNRRTKQKKDTTKDSDKRSSSSNESLATCNILRLLEQGRLLSGPVPPPNALLGPRHPPNGSLLGSPGGGSSTSPGISSSTPPISLPGGTFGISLPSLGGTSPRLGVPPPHSLCFSMPLLGGAHHELTSAYGCGSSAFEPYMRLDRKEADLGGKKTVS